The following proteins come from a genomic window of Sphaerisporangium rubeum:
- a CDS encoding flavin monoamine oxidase family protein, whose protein sequence is MPDPAKLTRRSLLVGIGAAGGAGAMYAAMGVLGLAPSPAADPLPRTGGAAGPAPYVPPGRSDFTLRGGRPAKVLVLGAGVAGLACAYELGKAGYDCTVLEARDRIGGRSLTLRGGDTVTELPVSWNGSASPGTADSPERRQVRFGPGTYFNAGPARIAQWMVTLDYCRELGVPLEVFVNSNSSAYVLTSGMRAPVRMRTARADAYGYISELLAKATDAGALDARLTKADQELLLDFLSHFGEIGPAHTYTGGERRGYRVDPGVTAGSALGRPPELAEVLSQGLGRMLTMDAGYEQAMPMFQPIGGMDAIVRALAGRVGAERIRTGTRVTRITNRPSGVEVELDGGAVLTADYCVAALPPHVLTRVRTNLGADVHSALATPIPMAAGKLGLEYGRRWWELEDRVYGGATETDLEIGHIWYPSHDYHTERGLVVGYYNTGPHAEAYDAMPHRDRVRRALGHGARVHGAKYRKDVLDAVTISWRRQPHIEGAWVRWPSTSGLSLLQRPAGRVYFAGDWLTHLIAWQAGALESARKVVTDLHHRVLKEG, encoded by the coding sequence GTGCCTGACCCCGCCAAGCTCACCCGTCGCTCACTGCTCGTCGGCATCGGCGCGGCCGGCGGCGCGGGTGCCATGTACGCCGCCATGGGTGTGCTCGGACTGGCCCCGTCCCCTGCCGCCGACCCGCTGCCGCGCACCGGCGGCGCGGCGGGTCCCGCGCCGTACGTCCCGCCTGGCCGGTCGGACTTCACGCTGCGCGGTGGCCGTCCCGCCAAGGTGCTGGTGCTCGGCGCCGGCGTGGCGGGGCTGGCGTGCGCGTACGAACTCGGCAAGGCCGGGTACGACTGCACGGTGCTTGAGGCACGTGATCGCATAGGGGGCCGCAGCCTTACACTGCGCGGTGGCGACACAGTCACCGAGCTTCCGGTCTCGTGGAACGGTTCCGCGAGCCCCGGCACCGCGGACTCCCCGGAACGGCGGCAGGTCCGCTTCGGCCCCGGCACCTACTTCAACGCCGGTCCCGCTCGCATCGCTCAGTGGATGGTCACCCTCGACTACTGCCGCGAGCTCGGCGTCCCCCTTGAGGTGTTCGTCAACAGCAACTCCAGCGCGTACGTCCTCACCTCCGGCATGCGGGCCCCGGTCCGCATGCGCACCGCGCGCGCCGACGCCTACGGCTACATCTCCGAGTTACTCGCCAAGGCCACCGACGCCGGGGCTCTCGACGCCAGGCTGACCAAGGCCGACCAGGAGCTGCTGCTCGACTTCCTGTCCCACTTCGGGGAGATCGGCCCGGCGCACACCTACACCGGCGGGGAGCGCCGCGGCTACCGCGTGGACCCCGGCGTCACGGCGGGGTCGGCGCTCGGCCGTCCGCCTGAGCTGGCCGAGGTCCTCAGCCAGGGCCTCGGCCGCATGCTGACCATGGACGCCGGCTACGAGCAGGCCATGCCGATGTTCCAGCCGATCGGCGGCATGGACGCCATCGTGCGCGCGCTGGCCGGCCGGGTCGGCGCGGAGCGCATCAGGACCGGCACACGCGTCACCAGGATCACCAACCGTCCGAGCGGGGTGGAGGTCGAGCTCGACGGCGGCGCCGTCCTGACCGCCGACTACTGCGTGGCCGCGCTGCCTCCGCACGTCCTGACCCGTGTGCGCACCAACCTCGGCGCCGACGTCCATTCCGCGCTGGCGACCCCGATCCCCATGGCGGCCGGCAAGCTCGGCCTGGAGTACGGCCGCCGCTGGTGGGAGCTGGAGGACCGCGTGTACGGCGGCGCCACCGAGACCGACCTGGAGATCGGCCACATCTGGTACCCCTCGCACGACTACCACACCGAGCGCGGCCTGGTCGTCGGCTACTACAACACCGGGCCGCACGCCGAGGCCTACGACGCGATGCCGCACCGCGACCGGGTGCGCCGTGCGCTCGGCCACGGTGCGCGCGTGCACGGCGCCAAGTACCGCAAGGACGTGCTGGACGCGGTGACGATCTCGTGGCGCAGGCAGCCGCACATCGAAGGCGCATGGGTGCGCTGGCCGTCCACGAGCGGCCTGTCCCTGCTCCAGCGGCCGGCCGGCCGGGTGTACTTCGCGGGGGACTGGCTGACGCACCTCATCGCCTGGCAGGCCGGTGCGCTGGAGTCGGCACGTAAGGTGGTCACCGATCTGCACCACCGTGTTCTGAAGGAGGGATGA
- a CDS encoding M55 family metallopeptidase, with protein MKVYVSVDMEGVTGLTDPEEMHAGGRGYERGCELMTADANAVVAGVYEAGATDVVVNDAHGSTKNLRIDQLDPRASLIRGPGKPMRMAEGLTAGFDAACFAGYHARAGTRHGVLNHTWMGHEIQNVYLNGEICGEIRLVAGFAGFLGVPVALVTGDEAACAEAREVLGEVETVPVKKGIDRFAAQLLPPAVAHALIREAAARALNRLSDFRPYVVPPPFTLGVEWNSTAIAAGCSLIPGTRPAGPRHIEFTSEDFRDIMALLGVYAMIAGRVACDSGIYG; from the coding sequence ATGAAGGTGTACGTGTCGGTGGACATGGAAGGCGTGACCGGCCTCACCGACCCTGAGGAGATGCACGCCGGCGGCCGGGGCTACGAGCGTGGCTGCGAGCTGATGACCGCCGACGCCAACGCCGTCGTCGCGGGGGTGTACGAGGCCGGCGCGACCGACGTGGTCGTCAACGACGCGCACGGCTCCACCAAGAATCTCCGCATCGACCAGCTCGACCCCCGCGCGTCGCTGATCCGCGGCCCCGGCAAGCCGATGCGCATGGCCGAGGGCCTGACGGCCGGCTTCGACGCGGCCTGCTTCGCCGGCTACCACGCGCGCGCCGGCACCCGGCACGGCGTGCTCAACCACACGTGGATGGGTCACGAGATCCAGAACGTGTACCTCAACGGTGAGATCTGCGGTGAGATCCGGCTGGTCGCCGGGTTCGCCGGGTTCCTCGGCGTACCGGTGGCGCTGGTCACCGGGGACGAGGCGGCGTGCGCGGAGGCCCGCGAGGTGCTCGGCGAGGTCGAGACGGTGCCGGTGAAGAAGGGCATCGACCGGTTCGCGGCGCAGTTGCTGCCGCCGGCCGTCGCGCACGCGCTCATCAGGGAGGCCGCGGCGCGTGCGCTGAACCGGCTGAGCGACTTCCGGCCGTACGTCGTGCCGCCGCCGTTCACGCTCGGGGTGGAGTGGAACTCGACGGCCATCGCGGCGGGCTGCTCGCTGATCCCCGGCACGCGCCCGGCCGGTCCCCGGCACATCGAGTTCACCTCGGAGGACTTCAGGGACATCATGGCGCTGCTCGGTGTCTACGCGATGATCGCCGGCCGGGTGGCCTGCGACAGCGGCATCTACGGCTGA
- a CDS encoding YbaK/EbsC family protein — protein sequence MGLGTLDWVPALDRRDLLADPVAQALACMTDAVRVAPIDAGLADTAVFCERYGVAPADSANCVIVTARRGGETRYAAVMVLATTRADVNGVIRRHLDARKTSFAAQDDAVTRSGMEYGGITPIGLPDDWPVLVDTRVAERPEVVIGSGIRGSKLALAGEALARLKSAEVLSLAQ from the coding sequence GTGGGCCTCGGCACGCTCGACTGGGTACCCGCGCTGGACCGCCGCGACCTGCTGGCCGACCCGGTGGCGCAGGCGCTCGCCTGCATGACCGACGCCGTTCGGGTCGCGCCGATCGACGCCGGCCTGGCCGACACGGCGGTGTTCTGCGAGCGGTACGGCGTGGCGCCGGCGGACTCCGCCAACTGCGTGATCGTCACCGCCAGGCGGGGAGGCGAGACGCGGTACGCCGCCGTGATGGTGCTCGCCACGACGCGGGCCGACGTCAACGGCGTGATCCGCCGCCACCTGGACGCGCGCAAGACGTCCTTCGCCGCGCAGGACGACGCGGTGACGCGGTCCGGCATGGAGTACGGCGGCATCACCCCGATCGGCCTGCCGGACGACTGGCCGGTGCTGGTGGACACGCGGGTCGCCGAGCGTCCCGAGGTGGTGATCGGCAGCGGCATCAGGGGTTCCAAGCTGGCTCTCGCGGGAGAGGCCCTGGCGCGGCTGAAATCGGCGGAAGTGCTCTCCCTGGCCCAGTGA
- a CDS encoding DUF6395 domain-containing protein, with protein sequence MRLAWTRDGAEWRLRLRLDAGEGVAGVVTDGQAVELATDTCHVRLPEGEHGEPHPDLLALAAWTVAAPWARGRVVFDRPVSAALAGALHDGWGVDAGPVGGAAREAGERLAISYSGGADSVAVAALLPEAPLVHFQRVPHPRVPNRWTHYRSDVLAKLARGTGREVTVVRSDLEFMLRKPRPGYPEHHAVLAGALLTAGEADLGGVALGYEIGSRWLGGGRYVHRYTPDNPMWSAHGRWGRAFAAVGLPLVLPVGGISEAMTMRIALESELRDQVRWCLRGDGSGPCGRCGKCLYKELIQAAVERRPMRTEITADRPVARKWQQPPPYGGQEMIEYGCAHVPDIETTPFATAARHLKATVESTRWLERCYPPAVEEIPEKWRKEIEPIMADRFGFMDAADRLRVESWGL encoded by the coding sequence ATGAGGCTGGCGTGGACGCGGGACGGGGCCGAGTGGCGGCTGCGGTTGCGGCTGGACGCCGGTGAAGGGGTCGCGGGGGTCGTGACGGACGGGCAGGCGGTGGAACTGGCCACCGACACCTGCCATGTGCGGCTTCCGGAGGGGGAGCACGGCGAGCCGCATCCTGATCTGCTCGCACTGGCGGCCTGGACGGTGGCGGCGCCGTGGGCCCGGGGGAGAGTGGTCTTCGACCGGCCCGTCTCGGCCGCGCTGGCCGGCGCGTTGCACGACGGCTGGGGGGTCGACGCGGGTCCCGTGGGGGGTGCGGCGCGGGAGGCCGGGGAGCGGCTGGCGATCTCCTACAGCGGCGGGGCCGATTCGGTGGCGGTGGCGGCGCTGCTGCCGGAGGCGCCGCTCGTCCACTTCCAGCGGGTGCCGCATCCGCGGGTGCCGAACCGGTGGACGCACTACCGCTCCGACGTGCTGGCGAAGTTGGCGCGTGGGACCGGTCGTGAGGTCACGGTCGTCCGGTCCGATCTCGAGTTCATGCTCCGCAAGCCCCGGCCCGGTTACCCCGAGCACCACGCGGTGCTGGCCGGTGCGCTGCTGACGGCCGGCGAGGCGGACCTCGGCGGGGTGGCGCTCGGGTACGAGATCGGCTCGCGCTGGCTCGGCGGGGGCCGGTACGTCCACCGGTACACGCCGGACAACCCCATGTGGTCGGCGCACGGCAGGTGGGGGAGAGCGTTCGCGGCCGTGGGGCTGCCGCTGGTGCTGCCGGTCGGGGGCATCAGCGAGGCGATGACCATGCGGATCGCGCTGGAGTCGGAACTGAGGGACCAGGTGCGCTGGTGCCTGCGCGGCGACGGCAGCGGGCCGTGCGGCCGGTGCGGCAAGTGCCTGTACAAGGAGCTCATCCAGGCCGCCGTCGAGCGGCGGCCGATGCGCACCGAGATCACGGCCGACCGGCCGGTGGCGCGCAAGTGGCAGCAGCCCCCGCCGTACGGCGGCCAGGAGATGATCGAGTACGGCTGCGCGCACGTGCCGGACATCGAGACGACACCGTTCGCCACGGCCGCGCGGCATCTGAAGGCCACCGTCGAGTCCACGCGGTGGCTGGAGCGGTGCTACCCTCCCGCCGTCGAGGAGATCCCCGAGAAGTGGCGCAAGGAGATCGAGCCGATCATGGCGGACCGGTTCGGCTTCATGGACGCGGCCGACCGTCTCCGGGTGGAGAGCTGGGGGCTGTGA
- a CDS encoding helix-turn-helix domain-containing protein encodes MKQDDDVDALVRSRIRGLRTALGWSLDDFAARCHMSPSTLSRIETGHRRIGLDQLTAIARALGVTLDQLVESVADEDVVIRPVHDPARGVTTWMLSREDGPHGVTVARMRIVKPPPRRDALKVHPGHDWFTVLSGTVLLLLGERTITVETGQAAAFSTMIPHAFGAKDGPAEILAVLDHDGRRIHLLTERPAD; translated from the coding sequence ATGAAGCAAGATGATGACGTCGACGCGTTGGTCCGTAGCCGGATCCGGGGGTTGCGGACGGCTCTCGGCTGGTCGTTGGACGACTTCGCTGCCCGGTGTCACATGAGCCCGTCCACCTTGAGCCGCATCGAGACCGGTCACCGGCGCATCGGACTCGACCAGCTCACCGCGATCGCGCGGGCCCTCGGGGTGACGCTCGACCAGCTCGTGGAGTCGGTCGCGGACGAGGACGTGGTGATCAGGCCGGTGCACGATCCGGCGCGTGGCGTGACCACGTGGATGTTGAGCAGGGAGGACGGGCCGCACGGTGTCACGGTGGCGAGGATGCGGATCGTCAAGCCGCCGCCGCGGCGGGACGCGCTGAAGGTCCATCCGGGACACGACTGGTTCACCGTGTTGTCCGGGACGGTCCTGTTGCTGCTGGGGGAGCGGACCATCACCGTCGAGACGGGGCAGGCGGCGGCCTTCTCGACCATGATCCCGCACGCGTTCGGCGCCAAGGACGGGCCCGCGGAGATCCTGGCGGTGCTGGACCACGACGGACGGCGCATCCACCTGCTGACGGAGCGGCCCGCCGACTGA